In one window of Calypte anna isolate BGI_N300 chromosome 1, bCalAnn1_v1.p, whole genome shotgun sequence DNA:
- the OLIG2 gene encoding oligodendrocyte transcription factor 2 has protein sequence MDSDASLVSSRPSSPEPDDLFLTARNKGSGGGFTGGTVSSSTQSDSPPELSAELRSAMSAAGVVVVDKLGFKSSSSSSSSSSSSSSKKDKKQMTEPELQQLRLKINSRERKRMHDLNIAMDGLREVMPYAHGPSVRKLSKIATLLLARNYILMLTNSLEEMKRLVSEIYGGHHAGFHPAACPGGMGAHSAPLPGHPAHPASHPVHHPILPPAAVSSASLPGSGLSAVSSIRPPHGLLKSPSAAAAAAPLGSGFQHWGGMPCPCSMCQVSAPPHHHVSGMGTASLPRLATDTK, from the coding sequence ATGGACTCGGACGCCAGCCTGGTCTCCAGCCGCCCGTCCTCCCCGGAGCCCGATGACCTCTTCCTCACGGCCAGAAATAAAGGAAGCGGAGGGGGCTTCACAGGAGGCACCGTATCCAGCTCCACGCAGAGCGACTCCCCGCCGGAGCTGAGCGCCGAGCTGCGCAGCGCCATGAGCGCTgcgggggtggtggtggtggacaAGCTGGGCTTCAAGTCTTCGTCTTCgtcgtcctcctcctcctcgtcctccTCTTCTAAGAAGGACAAGAAGCAGATGACGGAGCcggagctgcagcagctgcgACTGAAGATCAACAGCCGGGAGCGCAAGAGGATGCACGACCTGAACATCGCCATGGACGGGCTGCGGGAGGTGATGCCTTACGCCCACGGCCCGTCGGTGCGCAAACTCTCCAAGATCGCCACGCTCCTCCTGGCGCGCAACTACATCCTTATGCTTACCAACTCCCTGGAGGAGATGAAGCGCCTGGTCAGCGAGATCTACGGCGGCCACCACGCCGGCTTCCACCCCGCCGCCTGCCCCGGCGGAATGGGCGCCCACTCCGCCCCCCTGCCCGGCCACCCGGCCCACCCCGCCTCGCACCCCGTTCACCACCCCATCCTTCCCCCCGCCGCCGTCTCCAGCGCTTCCCTGCCCGGCTCCGGCCTCTCGGCTGTCAGCTCCATCCGGCCCCCCCATGGGCTCCTCAAGTCGCCctcggccgccgccgccgccgccccgctgGGCAGCGGCTTCCAGCACTGGGGAGGGATGCCCTGCCCCTGCAGCATGTGCCAAGTTTCGGCTCCGCCGCACCACCACGTCTCCGGCATGGGCACCGCCAGCCTCCCCAGATTAGCCACCGACACCAAATGA